The Peromyscus maniculatus bairdii isolate BWxNUB_F1_BW_parent chromosome 6, HU_Pman_BW_mat_3.1, whole genome shotgun sequence genomic interval ttattaaCATTGCTTAACTTTAGTATTATTCCAGATAGTAtaggtaaattttattatttagttataCATAATGGAAATGTAACTTATAAAATTGATTTCTAAGTTTTAACATGTGAAGCATGTTTTCATATGTAAGTCCTTTTGTGAATCTCTGAGTTAATTCTCTATAATACCAATTTTGTGACCCATGGCCAGAGGTTTTCATGTACTCTTAAGAGGTGGTAGTTGGCAGAGTGAGGAGTCCCATGTACTGGCACATGCTTTTATTCTCAGCActgcagaagctgaggcaggaggatggttgagttcaagatcagctgaCCTGCATAGCAAAATCCTGCCTCCCTCAAATAAATCTGATGATCAGTAGGGCCTCACAcctcagaataaacaaataaataaacagctccACATGGAGTTCAGTTGATAAGTCCCCTCAAGTCAGTACGgaagtttagttttaaaaaaaaaaagacaattccaTAGTGTTAAGTCACCATTTAATCGCCTATCAATTGTTTTTTTACtctagaattttctttgtgtgtccCTGTGGCTTCTTGGTGTATATGTTGAGAGTGTCATACACACTTGTGAGCTGTTTTGTCAATAAAGTTGATATTGTAAAACAACAGGGGAGAACTTTTGACAGGAAAAAGATTTCCaactttggttttgctttctgttgtagcttttcattatttttggttCCATAGTCTGTATTCAGCTTGTGCTGTGTGGAAACCTAAAGAACATGAGTGTTTCTCTGAAAACTATGGGTAGTTTTTTAGGCCCGTTATTTTTAGCCCATCCTTTTACAAATCTTACGcttttttctcctcccttttcaaatgaaagCTTTTTGTCACTATGCTTTCTGTCTCTAAAGTAGTATGATTCTCAGTAGCTCATGGAACTttttccaaaactgaccacatactcaagCACAAcacaagtctcaacagacacaagacAATCTGAAATAACATCCTGTATTGTATCTAACCACAACAGAAGCTGTATTAACAACAAAGTTTCTAggttcatggaaactgaacagcttgCTCCTGAGTGGAAAAATAGGccaagacagaaatcaagaaggaaattaaaaactttttagaattgaatgaaaatgaaaacacagcataccTAAACCTATGGAACACAATGATGGTGGTTATAAGAGGCAAgctcatagcactaaatgcctacatcaaaaaattggagagatctcattagtaacttaacagcacacatgaaagctctagaacaaaaggaaaaaaatagtattcAAAAGGACTAGGTGGCAGGAAATAAACTCGtgattgaaatcaataaaatagaaacaaacaaacaaaaaccaccacaaaGAGTCAATGAGACACAGAGTTGGTTTTttaagaaaatcagtaagattgacaaacccttatccaaattaactaaaagttagagagagaagatccaaattaataaaattagagataaaaGGAGGGAAATaacagataccaaggaaatccagagactcataAGGATACACTTTAAATGTCTGTACTCCACTAAatgggaaaatttaaaagaagtggataaatttcttcatatataccatctaccaaagttaaatcaagatcagataagcaatttaaacagggCTATGACccctagtaaaatagaagcagtaattaaaaatttcctaagtaggacctagagagatggctcagcagttaagagtactggctgctcttctagaagtcctgagttcagtcttccaacaacaacaaagaaagcccagggccagatggagatatatatatatatatattggcttttcgagacagggtttctctgtgtagctttggagcctttcctggatctcgctctgtagaccaggctggcctcgaactcacaaagatccgcctacctctgtctcccgagtgctggaattaaaggcgtgtgccaccaccacccggctctaccagactttcaaagaaaaattaattcaatATTCTATCCCACTAAACAGAAGGACCATTGCCTATTTCTttttaccctgatacctaaaccacacaaagaccaaacaaagagaattacagaccagtttcccttatgaacacagatgcaaaaattctcaatgaaatacttgaaaaccaaattcaagaacacttCACAAAGCTCACCCACTGTGATCAAGTAGGCTACATCCCAGAGGTACAGGGATGCTTCAGCATAGGTATGTAGTGTGAAGGACTCGggttcacacacatgaacactaaGTGCTACAGAGCTTCTACAGGTGTCTCTGATTCCTCTTCTTGACACACGAGGAACTTTGCTACATCAAATCAattgtaatttttgttttcatttggaggaattgGAAAATTGTGCAGCTTAGTGATCCTTAATACTTGTATATAGCATCAGATATCTTTCCTAGCAGCTACTTTTTAGGGTTTAAGTTAAAAATTACCCAAAGTATAGTGTGACACCGTTTTTTGAAACCATTTATGAAAGGAACTTACAGGTATTGCAGAGTCCAACAGAACTCTTACTTACAAAACACTTACCACACACGTAGCATCATCAAATTTGTTCCCCCAAATGTAGATATGAGATAATATGAGGTTTGTTTTCATTGACTGTGAAAGGGCAACCAGCCCTTCTCCCTCTATCTTGTTGCTGACTACAGACAATCTGTAGAAGAGAAACATCGTGGAATTCTGAAGTCCAGAATCTTAAGTCAGCATCAACACTTACTAAATCCATTTTATCAACATGTTTTAATGTGGTGGTCTAAATATTGCCTGAAGAGGTCCTTTAATCCAAggaacctattttttttttaattgaatgtgTCATATACCCAGGAAAGTTcccaatgttttaaaaatagcctgcttgcttcccttcctttcccttcctttccttttttcctttctttcctttcccctttttttcctttgcttttttcctttcctttccctttttttcctttcccttttctttcctttccttttttctttcctttcctttcctttcctttcctttcctttcctttcctttcctttcctttcctttcctttcctttcctttctctttcctttccttttttctttcctttcctttcctaagatttatttatgtatttgggtgctttgcctgcttgtacggctgcacaccagaagagggtatctgatcccattgtagatggttgtgagccatcatgtgggtgctgggaactaaactcaggacctctgcaagagcagccagtgctcttaaccacagagccttctctccaacccctatTTGGTAAATGTTTTGAGTAGATTACAAACGTAAGTATTGTGTTAAATGCTTATGAATTTTCTGTTAGCATTCAGGATAAATGAGAGTttggggggctggaaagatggcttaacaGCTAAGAGCAATTgcagttcttgcagaggacccaggttctgttctcagcacaggcagctcacaaccatgtcttaactccagttccaagggatctgattccctcttctggcctctatgtatgCATTTGGTACATGTATAAACAAGCaagtggatacacacacacacacacacacacacacacacacacacacacacacacacacatatatatataaataaaaagagaaataaagattttttCTCATGAATTTGAATACACAATTATCTTATTAGAGtcacccatttttaaaaaagatactccttagaattttctttacttattttgatTAAATATAAAACCATACTAACGCTTTAAGACTCCTGTTGTGGGAAGTTAGAGTTTCACTGAGGTACTTTGCGCCTGCGTTTTCTATTCTGTTAAAAGAAAGATCTATTACTTCCAGGGTAGTATTGCTTTTCAGTACATCAGCCAAATACACCATTCCATCAcgagttattttattgctgtggaaGGAAGCATATTGAgcaacatttaaaaacacaaagtatTGTTCTTATAGTCATAAGCTACTTGAAACCATATAGTAAACTTTCTATTTCCAGTTAGTTTGCTCAACTTCCAAGAATAAAAATTCtccatgaggggctggagagatggctaagatgttaagaacgctggctgctcttccagaggtcctgagttcaattcccagcaaccacatggtggctcacaaccatctgtaatgagatctggtgccctcttctggcaggcagacatgcatacagacagaacgctgtatatatgataaataaatcttaaaataaccatcacaacatttaaaaaaactgcATGAAATAATGCTTCCATATGTCTAGCAATCAAGTTATTACGGATATATTACTATATAAGCTAGCCTAATAAAGCCTACAGCTTGATAAAAGTTCAACAACAGTTAGAATTTCTAGTCACTGAAAATAATGTCTAACACATATCTCACATACTCTGAACATTTGTGTAGACTATCCTCAAGACTTAATCTTTGCATTATCATGTAAATTACCACTTACCAGCTGACATCAAGGTAGCGTAGGCTGCTGTTCAGAAACAGCGCGTTGCACAGCTGTTGCATACCAAAATTTTTTATGCCATGTTTACACATATGCAGTTCAACAAGGGAGTGATTTTCTTTCAACATGTGGCCCATGTGAACTGTAGACTCTTCCTAAAAATAGGTAAGGTCTTTTCTGAGTTTGAAGTATTACTTGTCCATTTCAAGAGcatatattttcttaaagtttggtggatttttgttttgtttcttggtacAGGGTCTCGTTATGTAGCTCGGGCTGATCTCAACCTTGTCTCTGTTGCCCAACCTCCTGAGgactggtgttacaggtgtgtgccactacatctggCCTTAAATTAGCTTGTTAAAAATactgcattaaaaacaaaacaaggccgggcggtggtgccacacacctttaatcccagcattcaggaggcagaggtaagcagatatctgtgagtttgaggctagactggtctacaaagtgagttctaggacagccatggctacacagagaaaccctgtctccaaaaaccaaacaccaaaacaaaaccaacaacaaaacacaaacaaaaaacaacaagtctgggtggtggtggtacacacctttagttccagtacgtgggaagcaaaagcaggtggatctctgtgagttcaaggccagcctggtctcagagtgagttctaggatagccagggctatatggagaaaccctgtctcaaaaaaacaaaacaattttattaagACTCTTAGTTTAGGGTTAAAGCTACAACTCCCTGGgtaatgaggacctgagttctattcccactattcacagaagccaggcatggctgcataTTCTTGGAACCTCATTGCTGGCTGGTAAAGACAGGCGGATCATGGACTCTTATGTCCAGTTAATCTCAGTGAACTTTATGTTCATTGAGAGGCTCTGGCTGAAGGCAATAATTCGGAGAGCAATTGAGATGACCTTTGGCTTCCTCCTCTGAACCCTGCATGCACCTTTACAGGCATACACagtcacatatatatgcatatacacatatacaacaaAAAAGAGTCATATTTGCACTtggcatatcttttttttttaaataaaactatcaTTACTGCCTCAAATtatatctcgtgtgtgtgtgtgtgtgtgtgtgtgtgtgtgtgtgtgtgtgtgtgtgtgtgtgtgtgtgtgtaaggggagcACAAGGGAGTGGACCAGGTCTCACCacatagcctgggctggcctgggaATTCAAtatcctacctcagcctcccaagagcacTGGGGTTGTGATGTGTACCACTATGTGTAGTTCCAAAAGAAATGTGTACCTTCTTAGAAATAGGTAGCAGgaacttgtatttaaaaaaaaaaaagcagtaactAAGTGACTTACAAAGAGGATGGATAATGGGTTTACAGTAACAGTCATAGTTATTTTAAGAGGAAAACTAGCAAAGCAGTTTTTTATATCTTAGTGCGTAGACTTCGCCATTCCCTCGGTGTGTCACCGGTCATCTTGATGGCTTAAGATACAAAGACAGTTCTCAGTGTTTTGAGACCCTCAGCTCTGttttgtctgcctgcctgccttttgtAGTGATTTCAAGTTCTGGAatatgtttgttcatttttaaagtttacgGTCTAGCTGTTCCTAGGTGAAAgatatgtgtgtgcacgtacatTTCCTTCCTCAAAGGTAGTCTTGAGTTTTTATCCACAATGAAGCGTAAGTGGGCCAAAGCAGTTTTGTTAGGAAGTCCCTGTAATATGCTTTGTGAACAAATCATAGTATTTTACTCATCTTAAAAAAGTGTTTagacttattttatatgtgttttgctgcatgtctgtgcaccatgagtgTGTCTGGTGCTTGCAGAAGCCGACTATGAAAAGTAGCACTTTAAAATATGCTtacttcgccgggcggtggtggcgcacgcctttaatcccagcactcgggaggcagagccaggtggatctctgtgagttcgaggccagcctggactaccaagtgagtcccaggaaaggcgcaaagctacacagagaaaccctgtctcgaaaaacaaaaaaaaaaaaaaaaaaaaaaaaaaaaatatgcttacTTCTCAGTGACAGGAAGGAGGAACAGTGAGCcagataattttaaattatggacAATATCTGAAAGTTTGAGGTTTATGTGAACAGTGAACCTCTGAGTTCATTATTTGAACTAGATAAAATGTGCTGggccttcttttctcctctcactgAGACCTGTCACAGAATGAGTTCTTATttatgagtttgtttttgtttttacatttcccCAGAGGgggtgagtgtgcatgcacatgtcacagtgcacatgtggaggtcagaggtcagcgacagaaatcagttctgttcctccacCATGTAGTCCTTGAaattgaactcagctcatcaggtttggcagcagaagctttttaacccctgagccatcttgcccgtccaagttttttatttctttaagaagaCTCCCACCCGGGCTGGCGAGATCGCTCAgaggctgctctcccagaggtcctgagttcaattcccagcaaaccacatggtggctcacaaccatccgtaatgagatctggtgccctcttctgacctgcaagcatatatgtaggcagaacactgtatacataataaataaataaatcttttttaaaaaaaaaaaaaagaagaagaagaatcccacCCAAAAGGCTGTGGAAAAAAGAAGCCACAGTGTCATCTCCCTCCAACAAGAACCTTAATCTATAGAAGGGATCAAGTTCAGACTCGCCAGACtttatgcatgcatttgtgttaTGTTCCAAGATATGGTCCAGCCATACCAATATAACAAATGATAAAACAGCCGACATTGGGTGTAGAACATGGCTTATGAAACTTTAAGCATACATATTCTTTCTGTCTTACACAGaacctgagtttttttttttttttttttttttttttttttttttttttttttttggcttttcgagacagggtttctctgtgtagctttgcgcctttcctgggactcacttggtcccaggctggcctcgaactcacagagatccacctggctctgcctcccgagtgctgggattaaaggcgtgcgccaccaccgcccggcttagaaccTGAGTTTTATAAGCTTGCTGCTTAAGTAACAGCAGCTAAATGCATGTGAGTCACCAAAAAGTGACATAATTCTCCTTTAATAGGTTTACAAGCTGCAGTTATATATAATAGGACTGTTGAAGAATGCAGTGTATTCATGTACCATAAACCCCAGTTGGACCCTAGTCTTAGTCCTGTGGACACTGTCATCACTTGAATACTGACCTGTTCTCCATACAGTATAGGTCGGTTCAGGTTTATCCCCTTGATTGCTTGGTTTTGAGTCAGTACTGTAGAAAATGCTATCACACTTTGCAGTCCCTACAAACAGGTAAAAATCCATTAAGGAAGTTAACAGTGTATCACTCTCCCTGCATAACAATTTCAAGATAATTATCCGAGTTCTGATAAAATTGTACAAAAGTTAAAACATCTCTTCTCAGAAGTGAATTGTTATCATATTCCTCCACCATGCCCTAAAGTCTGCAGCATGCATAGGGGGTTTCCCAATGTTTCCGTGCCTGTTTCCTACATGTGACTCTGGGCTCGCTCCTCAGTCATTTAGGTTCTCCACAAATGAGGAGACAGCCCTGTGGGTCCCCACCTAGTCTCCTGCACAGACACGCTTGTGCAGCCATTCCTGTATTCTTACTGGCAGTCAGTGAGTAACTAGGAAGGCTGTTAGACACACTTTTATAGCTCCTGTATGTCTCCAACTCCGCCTGGAGGGCCTGGCCCTCATCTGTGtgaggacaccacacacacacacagcctcttagCTGATAAATGGCGATCTCTTGCTGCCTCTCATCCAGTTGGTCGTTAAGTCTAAACACCTGCCTCCAAAAGATGTCTCAAATTAGTTCATCTCCGGATGTTTCTGTGGTGGTTCCTCCTGCCCAAGCTCCTCGCCTCAAACCTGGATGGCTGCAGCAGCTATCCCAATGGCCTGTCGGCTTCTTGCTGCCCTCCACTTCCCACAGAGAAACTGGTGACCCTTCAAAGCACTGATCAGATGTCCCTCAACTTTAAGCCTTTCCATGATTTGCATCTATATCAacttcctcttctctgccccAGGATCTGTCCATGAACTTCTGTTCCTGAGGGCACTCTTAATTCTGCTCACACAATCACCTCCCTTATGACCTGCCATAGTTCCTGCCCTGGGAGAAGTTTAGTACTGTTTTACTGTTTAATTAATACCATCCtgttcatttggttttttttgttttgttttgttttgtttttttctgtgctgaGGATTAAGCCTAAGCTCTTATGCATACTAGGCGTGAACTCAAACTCagccctttttaatttttcttttatcttgagacagggtcttgctaagttgtctaaactggtcttgaattcattctGTAACCTCCAGGCTTCCTGACTCTGAAGTATTACCTTCTCAAGTTTCAGGCATCCATCTTATCAAATAAAATTGCCTCCTCCCCAACATCAGAGTAGTTGGTTTTCTTGGAAGTACTTTTCTCTGTTGATTGACATTTCCTCCGAGTAAACTGCAAAGCCTCATGAGATCAGCGAGCATCTCATTCACTGTTGCAGCCTTTTAGCGTCTCATGTGACTGGTGTGTAGAAGCAGCAAATACTCACCATTCCCTAGAATTGTACCAGCTATATCTTGCCCTTTAAAAACATCTTTCCAAACCATTGCAGATTTTGTGACCTACTGAACTGGCATTAAATCTGAGTTTATGCAACAGATTTAAAGGTCTCAAGACTTGAAAGCACGACCAAGAAAAGTGTGATTTTACAATTTGAAGACATGCAAAAAATGCAGATCTTGTTATCTGGTGGGTGAAGCTTCCAGGGCCATTTTTTAGCATCATCACCACTTTCACAGTACATACAACATACTCATTGCAAAATATCTTCTATCAGAAGAAATCTATATTAGTATTTATGAAGTAGTATTTGTTGAATGTAAATGAGCATATCATTTTCTGTAAGTCACATACAAGTTGAGTTATGCATAGAGTTTAGAATATCTTTATTATGCTAGTTGTTGTCCAATTATTGTTTGCTGTACTATGATACTTTAAAACTTTACCTTATATACAAGTGtcttgtctacatgtatgtatgtgcaccatgcatATGTAGTGTcagtgaggccagaagagataccagatcccctagaactggagttacaggtggttatgagctgccacatgggtactgggaacagaaccagagtcctctgtaagagcagtaaatgcttttAACTCCTGGGCCATTTCTACAGTCTCTATAATCTGATTAACAGTCTATATCACTGTGTGAATGGAAAACCACATTTCCCGCGAGGGTAGAGTAAACATTAATGTCTTGTCAGGGTAGCAGCATATGTGtgcagttccagcacttgggagacaggtggAAGAACTGTGAGTTAACTGGCTTGGGCTGCATGGCAATCCTTTGCTCAGAAACAAACCAGAAGAAACACGTCTTCTAGCTTCTCGTGCTGTTTCCCTGGGAGAAGACCCACTGCACCAGTGACTTTCTCAGAACCAGCTCACCAGGTCACAGTCGCCCAGATCCAGTTTCTCCAGGGATGCGTTTATCTGCAGCATTGCAGCAAAAACCATGCCGCCTGTATTTTCAATCTTATTTCCAGTCATTCTCAAGTATTtgagagttttgtttttctggaaaagAGAAACAGTCAAAACCTAGTTGCTTAAATTTGAATTCACAAAATTCTCAATTAAATGAGTCAGCAGGTTATATTACTATTTGCAAACTAATTTTTATAGAGAAAGAGTAGGATATATTCTGTGAAAGCAACCTGTagtgcattcctgctgagctcctggcttggctccagagagcagcacctagccctaatccttcctttgtttaaccacaccttttgtttctcttaaacCGCCCTATATGAATCTggtctgagagtcaaggatcagagagtctcccaaggatcaaaggcctatgcaaaacttggttctgGAAACCCAGAAAACTGAGTTACCTGATAAATCAAGTAATTTGTacttggcatttggtctctggaaGCTCCTTTTGGGATTctttgaaggtatggaaattaactggctaaactgtaatagtaaataaaaatgccctaggcgaagggaaagtgcttcagtcctttgaggctggactcctgcagccatgaaaggctaagTTCgttcttaaggtgcctctgagtctttATTCCATGGACCcacgtgaacccacacacctTGTGGAGACCAgttacatttggtgcccaacatggggcttgaAGAAGGACAGAGGATCTGAAGgacagaggagctggagagagcacTCTCAGGGTAAGAGGACTCCAGGATTGGCTGGGTCATGGGGAATTTAAACTCCCCATCTCAGGAGCAACAAAATTTACAGTTGCTAAATGCTTGTCAAATAAAAAGCTGTAACTGCACAATCTTTAAAGATAGAAATACAGTAGCTTCtgagacaggaaataaataaaggaaaaagacctttctcaatagagaaaaggaaaagaaagaaaataaaaaaggaaatcttcccaatagaaaagagggaaggaaaggaaataaaaggaaatttctcaatggaaaggggaaaatgtttaatcaagaaaaaaggattttcccggtaaaaagggggaaaatactaaaactaggcctaaagagTATAAGGccctgtaaaagaaaaataaagaaaaaaaaaaaagcacccctTCTCAGTagtaatagaagaagaaaaagttctTTCCGATTACAAACatttcaggatagctaaaactctgagctctttctgcctgcaAGCATCTGAGTTACAAAGAATCAACAGGTGGGCCtcactgctgctggctgaacagcaaacCCAGAGCTTAGAATTATGTCGTCTGTTTGCTTAACtttggtttttaaatgtttttttatttttcccccagAGCAGGGATAACTCAACATTAAAGATCCCTTCgttggaaatgtttttctgtttttcactaatgatgggaataactcattattaatAGTCCTttcatgggagaaagaggaagtttaAATGGGCCCAACTTCTGGTGAAGAACTGTTGCAGTCAGGACATGGAATGCTAAGTTgatgctgtttgaatttccagagaTATTAATCATTCAGTGTATAGAGGTTGTTCTCTTCTTTTGATTGTCTAATACtctttggatgaatgtttgattttcatggtagataaactaaaggaacaggattcataattttcaaCTATATATTGGGTAtactcttgtctgttgatcattactgagaatttggctctgctctttaagttgctttctagaaattcttggttaaattctATAGAAATGTTAAACCTGAAACAGATTGGGTTGTCAGCTTATTAAATAATATGATTGCTAGGATAAAAACTCACAGAAAATAATCTCTTGCTGATAAAGAGATTACaaaaatttttttccagtaaataaaatacagataaattgtttgatccacattgttaataattgacAAGTTGAATTAATATGTTACTTAGAATCTATAAAAaagatcctctttttaagattttataaaaatactccacAGTATTgcctaaagttacctcttaaaatcctatagagattggatttaatgcttttataggatatatatatatatatatatatatatatatatatatatatatgaccatgGAAATAGAAGCTGGTGATAAAATTGCTCAGTTATTATTACTTCCATATCTTAAACACAAAGTGGCACCTATATGTAggactggaggctttggaagttcAGGGGAAAAGGTGTTTTggaaaacagttatcaatgataaacagcctgaATTAAAAGTAAGATTACATGGGGTCGAGATTGAAAggttattggattctggtgctgatgtatctataatttcacaagaatccggGGAGGAAgagatttgttacaacaatgggaTCTCAAATCAATATTCCTACAATTTCAAAAACAGCTTATAAATTGATATTTAAATTGGGATATATTCCTGAAAGAGGCCTCACAAAAAATTATAAGGGAAGGTCACAGGCTATTCAGGTTGTATAAAGACAAGATAGGACAGGATTTGGTTATCCAAATTTAGAGTAGGGGCCACTGTCCGTAGCCTAACTTTATATCAATATTTTGTAAATCAACCACTGGAAATGACTTGTAAACAATTTCCTTAGTCTAttatttatcactatatggatgatattttattggctgccTCTGATACAGATACCTTAAAAAATGTTTAACGTAGTACAAAAAAATTTTACCCTGTTGCAGATTACAAATTTAtcctaaaaaatacaaaaaaccagattcttttagctatttaggctataaattaaataaactgAGAATTCAGCCATGGAAAGTACAGATTAGGAAAGATTGACTGCgtactcttaatgattttcaacaaTTATTGGGTAATATTAACTGGTTGTGGCCTACAAATGGCCTACTCAATAATTAActaatttgtttcaaattttgcAGTATGGCTCAGATTTTAAACAGTCCAAGGCAGTTAGCAGCTAAAGTTGAAAAACAATTAGCTCTGGtagaacaaaaattacaaaatgtcCATATGGATAGATTAGACCTTACAAAGAGatatattttagtaattttaccTTCAAATCATTCCCCTACTGGactcattatgcagagagaggatTATATTTTCGAATGGATTTTCTTAGCTCA includes:
- the Lrrc34 gene encoding leucine-rich repeat-containing protein 34 isoform X1 is translated as MDALQEQYSQLCSENVRKTNPYILHILQKLDEEIKKRPEGGITLNVAGNNHLVPVQKVTGEDFWLLTKVLKNQLRIHGLDVRYNSISDVGAYYASKLLQKQPNITYLNLMFNDIGPEGGELIAKALHKNKTLKYLRMTGNKIENTGGMVFAAMLQINASLEKLDLGDCDLGLQSVIAFSTVLTQNQAIKGINLNRPILYGEQEESTVHMGHMLKENHSLVELHMCKHGIKNFGMQQLCNALFLNSSLRYLDVSCNKITRDGMVYLADVLKSNTTLEVIDLSFNRIENAGAKYLSETLTSHNRSLKALSVVSNKIEGEGLVALSQSMKTNLILSHIYIWGNKFDDATCVAYSDLMKSGRLKPDNTDVEPYVVDGHVYLAEVSNGLKRHYYWTPTYGEAYDHASTAGFALVPVGQHL